A section of the Bacillus sp. HSf4 genome encodes:
- the rpmA gene encoding 50S ribosomal protein L27, with protein sequence MLRLDLQFFASKKGVGSTKNGRDSEAKRLGAKRADGQFVTGGSILYRQRGTKIYPGENVGRGGDDTLFAKVDGTVKFERFGRDRKKVSVYPVA encoded by the coding sequence ATGCTAAGACTAGATCTTCAGTTTTTCGCTTCTAAAAAAGGAGTAGGTTCTACAAAGAACGGACGTGACTCTGAGGCGAAGCGCCTTGGTGCTAAACGTGCCGACGGTCAATTCGTAACAGGCGGTTCAATCCTTTACCGTCAACGCGGAACGAAAATTTACCCAGGTGAAAACGTGGGCCGCGGCGGAGATGACACTCTATTTGCGAAAGTCGACGGAACGGTTAAATTCGAACGTTTCGGCCGTGACCGCAAAAAAGTGAGCGTATATCCTGTAGCCTAA
- a CDS encoding ribosomal-processing cysteine protease Prp: MIQATITRSRSNKSIQSFEMSGHANFAEHGQDLVCAGASAVAFGAVNAVMKLTGIEPVVDLGGDGGFLSFKFPDDADQEALKKAQLLLEGMVVSLETIERDYKGYLKVTTKNK, encoded by the coding sequence ATGATTCAAGCAACGATTACAAGATCCCGATCGAACAAAAGCATTCAGTCTTTTGAAATGTCGGGTCATGCGAATTTTGCTGAACATGGACAGGATCTCGTTTGTGCGGGAGCATCGGCTGTCGCCTTTGGAGCGGTGAATGCGGTCATGAAGCTGACAGGCATTGAACCGGTTGTCGACCTCGGGGGAGACGGAGGATTTTTATCCTTCAAATTCCCGGATGACGCGGATCAGGAGGCTTTGAAAAAAGCCCAGCTGCTTCTTGAAGGCATGGTCGTTTCCCTTGAAACGATCGAACGGGATTACAAAGGTTACTTAAAAGTAACGACGAAAAACAAATAG
- the rplU gene encoding 50S ribosomal protein L21 has protein sequence MYAIIQTGGKQIKVEEGQTVYVEKLAAEAGETVTFDNVLFVGGENVKVGNPTVEGATVTGKVEKQGRAKKITVFKYKPKKNQHKKQGHRQPYTKVVIEKINA, from the coding sequence ATGTACGCAATTATTCAAACAGGCGGAAAACAAATCAAAGTTGAAGAAGGTCAAACTGTATACGTTGAAAAGCTTGCTGCTGAAGCCGGCGAAACAGTTACTTTTGACAACGTATTGTTTGTCGGCGGTGAAAACGTGAAAGTTGGTAACCCGACGGTTGAAGGTGCTACGGTGACAGGCAAAGTTGAAAAACAAGGCCGCGCTAAAAAGATTACCGTATTTAAGTACAAGCCGAAGAAAAACCAACATAAAAAACAAGGTCATCGTCAGCCTTACACTAAAGTTGTCATTGAAAAAATCAACGCTTAA
- a CDS encoding M50 family metallopeptidase gives MSKWTELVTKLHIHPLLWLVTALGLMTGHIKALLCLMIIIFIHELGHAAAAVYFSWRMKGIFLLPFGGTLEVDEHGNRPLKEELAVIAAGPLQHIWLQFAAWLLANASWISPHMFEIFTFYNMTILLINLFPIWPLDGGKLLFLLFSKYAPYQKAQRLNLLASCFCCATLFAVILLISPFQLSAWVLLLFLAVSLYKEYRNRHYAHIRFLLERYYGKEREVRRLSPITARADENVYEVMLRFKRGCKHPIIIEKDGDQLSQLDENEVLHAYFADKRTTCSMEELLLVY, from the coding sequence TTGAGTAAATGGACAGAGCTCGTCACAAAGCTTCATATTCATCCGCTCTTGTGGCTTGTGACGGCGCTCGGCTTGATGACCGGGCATATTAAAGCACTGCTATGTTTAATGATCATTATTTTCATCCACGAGCTTGGCCATGCCGCAGCCGCCGTTTATTTTTCATGGAGAATGAAAGGCATTTTTTTGCTGCCCTTTGGAGGAACTTTAGAAGTTGACGAACACGGCAACAGACCGTTAAAAGAAGAGCTCGCCGTCATTGCGGCGGGCCCGCTGCAGCATATTTGGCTTCAATTTGCAGCTTGGCTTTTGGCGAATGCTTCGTGGATCAGCCCTCACATGTTTGAGATATTTACATTTTACAACATGACGATCCTCCTGATTAATCTCTTTCCCATCTGGCCGCTTGACGGGGGAAAACTGCTGTTTTTGTTGTTTTCCAAATACGCTCCATATCAAAAAGCACAGCGGCTGAACTTGTTGGCGTCTTGTTTTTGCTGTGCGACTTTATTCGCTGTCATTTTACTCATCTCCCCGTTTCAGCTGAGCGCCTGGGTGCTGCTTTTATTTTTGGCTGTGTCTTTATATAAGGAATACCGAAACCGGCATTATGCACATATCCGTTTTTTGCTTGAACGCTACTATGGGAAAGAGCGGGAAGTGCGCCGGCTGTCGCCGATCACCGCCCGCGCCGATGAAAATGTCTATGAGGTCATGCTCAGGTTCAAAAGGGGCTGCAAACACCCCATCATCATTGAGAAAGACGGCGACCAGCTGAGCCAGCTGGATGAAAACGAAGTTCTGCACGCTTATTTCGCCGATAAACGGACGACATGTTCGATGGAAGAGCTCTTGCTTGTCTACTGA
- a CDS encoding M23 family metallopeptidase: protein MSHRADEIRKRIARKRKKKTPGKPLGRPEHKKDETRQPPLWPAFADDETNGESSAPQGNSLLINGKHPLVKADALIIKCLLAACLVLVSAIAYKGHFEPLKQIKPAIGQVFTEEFQFAALKDWYEAKFGHPLALFQPKSSKKAGQVEVNKDLATPAMGKVQEKFSGQGIKVETEEEAIRSMKEGYVIEVDKNPDTGLTVVMQHADNSYTYYGQLKKADVALYDFVDKGAKLGTIEQNKDDKGVYYFAIKKGDEFVDPIQVITFE, encoded by the coding sequence ATGAGCCACAGAGCAGATGAGATTCGTAAAAGAATCGCGAGAAAACGCAAGAAAAAAACACCGGGAAAACCGCTGGGGCGACCGGAACATAAAAAAGATGAGACCAGGCAGCCGCCTCTCTGGCCAGCCTTTGCCGACGATGAAACCAACGGAGAATCCTCTGCCCCACAAGGAAATTCGCTTTTGATAAACGGTAAACATCCGCTCGTCAAAGCCGATGCGCTAATCATCAAATGCCTTCTGGCGGCATGCCTCGTTCTTGTATCCGCTATCGCCTACAAAGGACATTTCGAACCTTTAAAACAGATCAAACCGGCAATCGGACAGGTGTTCACCGAAGAGTTTCAGTTTGCGGCTTTAAAAGATTGGTATGAGGCGAAATTCGGACATCCGCTCGCCCTGTTTCAGCCAAAAAGCAGCAAAAAGGCCGGACAAGTAGAGGTCAACAAAGATTTGGCTACGCCTGCTATGGGAAAGGTTCAGGAGAAATTTTCCGGACAGGGGATTAAGGTGGAAACAGAAGAAGAAGCCATCAGGAGCATGAAAGAGGGTTATGTTATTGAAGTGGACAAAAACCCTGATACCGGCCTGACCGTTGTCATGCAGCACGCGGATAACAGCTATACGTATTACGGGCAGCTGAAAAAAGCGGATGTCGCCTTATATGACTTTGTTGACAAAGGAGCGAAGCTCGGAACGATTGAACAGAATAAAGATGATAAAGGCGTCTATTACTTTGCGATAAAAAAGGGAGACGAATTTGTCGATCCGATCCAGGTGATTACATTTGAGTAA
- a CDS encoding SRPBCC domain-containing protein yields MKENNQGKVPDIHKKAVFQAPIQKVWEAVATSEGIADWFMPNDFRPEVGHEFTLQSPFGPSPCKVIELEAPHRLSFTWDTSGWVVSFELKETPDGNTEFTLIHSGWGDPEETVVKAGDKQTDVRNRMNGGWENIVNQKLRQAVEN; encoded by the coding sequence ATGAAGGAAAACAATCAAGGCAAAGTGCCTGATATACATAAAAAAGCCGTATTTCAAGCGCCGATACAAAAGGTGTGGGAAGCTGTAGCCACAAGTGAAGGGATTGCAGACTGGTTTATGCCAAACGATTTCCGGCCGGAAGTCGGCCATGAATTTACCCTGCAGTCGCCGTTCGGGCCTTCCCCGTGCAAAGTGATTGAACTTGAAGCGCCGCACCGCCTTTCTTTCACCTGGGATACCTCAGGCTGGGTCGTGTCATTTGAACTGAAAGAGACACCGGATGGCAATACGGAATTTACCTTGATACACTCAGGATGGGGAGATCCGGAAGAAACGGTTGTGAAAGCGGGAGACAAGCAAACGGATGTCCGCAACAGAATGAACGGCGGCTGGGAAAACATCGTCAATCAAAAGCTTCGTCAGGCAGTTGAAAACTAG
- a CDS encoding metalloregulator ArsR/SmtB family transcription factor, which translates to MSTPAQKHDVFQAVSDPTRRKLMKLLADQELPITDISSHFPITRTAVSKHLRILAEARLVSGRKVGREKLYKLQPEPLSELQEWLAYFDRYWDNKLSMLKYKVENSDKKDNL; encoded by the coding sequence GTGTCGACACCTGCACAAAAACACGATGTATTTCAAGCCGTTTCCGACCCTACCCGCAGAAAGCTGATGAAGCTTCTTGCCGATCAGGAATTGCCGATTACTGATATCAGCAGTCATTTTCCGATCACCAGGACCGCCGTCAGCAAGCATCTGCGGATTTTAGCCGAGGCTCGGCTTGTCAGCGGACGCAAAGTCGGCCGGGAAAAGCTGTACAAGCTGCAGCCCGAGCCGCTTAGCGAATTGCAGGAATGGCTCGCTTATTTCGACCGCTACTGGGACAACAAACTTTCAATGCTGAAATATAAGGTCGAAAACAGCGACAAAAAAGATAATCTATGA
- the minD gene encoding septum site-determining protein MinD encodes MGEAIVITSGKGGVGKTTTSANLGTALAILGKRVCLVDTDIGLRNLDVVMGLENRIIYDLVDVVEERCKIHQALVKDKRFDDLLYLLPAAQTSDKSAVLPEQMIQLITQLKQDFDYIIIDCPAGIEQGYKNAVSGADKAVVVTTPEISAVRDADRIIGLLEKEENIEPPRLIVNRIRNHLMKNGDTLDVDEVIQHLSIELIGIVADDDQVIKASNNGEPVVMDPNNKASIAYRNIARRVLGESVPLQSFEEESKGVFAKIKSFFGVRA; translated from the coding sequence TTGGGTGAAGCTATCGTAATAACCTCGGGGAAGGGCGGAGTAGGAAAAACGACGACATCCGCCAATCTGGGCACCGCCTTGGCCATTTTAGGGAAGCGGGTCTGTCTTGTTGATACAGATATCGGCCTGCGCAATCTGGATGTCGTCATGGGCCTTGAAAATAGAATCATATACGATCTGGTGGATGTTGTTGAAGAAAGATGCAAGATCCATCAGGCGCTTGTCAAGGATAAACGTTTTGACGATCTGCTTTACCTGCTGCCGGCGGCGCAGACTAGCGATAAATCGGCTGTTTTGCCTGAACAGATGATCCAACTGATCACACAGCTGAAACAGGACTTTGATTACATCATCATCGATTGTCCGGCGGGGATTGAGCAAGGATATAAAAATGCAGTATCAGGCGCGGACAAGGCGGTTGTCGTGACTACGCCGGAAATATCCGCGGTTCGTGATGCCGATCGGATCATCGGTCTTCTTGAAAAAGAAGAAAATATTGAACCGCCGCGGCTGATTGTCAATCGCATCCGCAACCATTTAATGAAAAACGGCGATACATTGGATGTCGACGAAGTGATCCAGCACTTGTCGATCGAACTGATCGGCATTGTCGCGGATGACGACCAAGTCATTAAAGCGTCTAACAATGGAGAGCCCGTTGTCATGGACCCGAATAATAAAGCTTCCATCGCATACCGGAACATCGCCCGCCGCGTGTTGGGCGAATCCGTGCCTTTACAGTCATTTGAAGAAGAGAGTAAAGGCGTATTTGCTAAAATTAAATCGTTTTTCGGTGTGCGCGCCTAG
- the minC gene encoding septum site-determining protein MinC — translation MKTQKQQYVTIKGTKNGLTLHLDDTCSFEELLYGLQDMLSLEHYMDGKGQKISVLIKLGYRYVTKEQEELLTEVITEKQNLFIHSIESEVMTKKEANRLKAESEIISVAKIVRSGQVLETEGDLLLIGDVNPGGMVKAGGNIFILGSLRGIAHAGFNGNTRAVIAASDMRPTQLRINHVLNRSPDHIQEGNDMECAYLDENENMVIDRLQQLAHLRPSLTRLEGGM, via the coding sequence GTGAAGACCCAAAAGCAGCAATACGTAACAATTAAAGGAACGAAAAATGGACTGACGCTTCATCTTGATGACACATGCTCTTTTGAAGAATTACTATACGGTCTTCAGGATATGCTGTCACTCGAACATTATATGGATGGAAAAGGCCAGAAAATCAGTGTTCTCATTAAGCTCGGCTACCGCTATGTCACAAAGGAACAAGAAGAACTGCTAACCGAAGTGATCACTGAGAAACAAAACCTGTTTATCCACTCCATTGAAAGTGAAGTGATGACCAAGAAAGAAGCAAACCGTTTGAAAGCGGAAAGCGAGATCATTTCCGTCGCTAAAATTGTCCGTTCAGGGCAGGTGCTGGAAACGGAAGGCGATTTGCTTCTCATTGGGGATGTGAACCCGGGAGGAATGGTGAAGGCCGGAGGGAATATTTTTATTCTCGGCTCATTAAGAGGGATTGCCCATGCCGGCTTTAATGGAAATACACGAGCTGTTATTGCGGCTTCGGACATGAGACCGACGCAATTGCGTATCAATCATGTGCTCAATCGCTCCCCAGACCACATCCAAGAAGGGAACGACATGGAATGTGCTTATTTAGATGAAAACGAGAATATGGTCATTGACCGCCTTCAACAATTAGCTCATTTAAGACCTAGTTTAACAAGGCTTGAGGGAGGAATGTAA
- the mreD gene encoding rod shape-determining protein MreD, producing the protein MKRFLLPVIMMFVLVSDSMYADFIRLPFVTEDQQLIPRFLLLVLVFMTAYVNQPFAITYGFIFGLLYDINYTDLLGMYMFGFAGICYLSSKAFKVLQTNAFVVIFISVLAVSVLEFYQYGVQMLIRPEIMPFYQFVLGRLLPTLGLNAVVAMLLVYPFKVFFTSLKKELREE; encoded by the coding sequence GTGAAACGTTTCCTTCTTCCCGTTATCATGATGTTTGTTTTGGTATCTGACAGCATGTATGCGGATTTTATCAGGCTGCCTTTCGTGACGGAAGATCAGCAGCTGATTCCGCGTTTTCTGCTGCTTGTTTTAGTGTTTATGACGGCTTATGTTAATCAGCCTTTTGCCATTACATATGGATTTATTTTCGGACTGTTATATGATATTAACTATACAGACCTTTTAGGTATGTATATGTTCGGTTTTGCCGGTATTTGCTATTTATCGTCAAAAGCATTCAAAGTGTTGCAGACGAACGCGTTTGTCGTCATCTTTATTTCGGTGCTCGCCGTCTCAGTGCTTGAGTTTTACCAATATGGTGTGCAGATGCTGATTCGTCCGGAAATCATGCCGTTTTATCAATTTGTGCTAGGACGGCTTCTGCCTACGCTTGGGCTGAACGCTGTTGTCGCGATGCTGCTCGTTTATCCGTTTAAAGTGTTTTTTACCAGTCTTAAGAAAGAGCTTAGGGAAGAGTAA
- the mreC gene encoding rod shape-determining protein MreC produces MPQFFTNKRLMLLLLCIIILVAMIGFSLKKDRNATWPEKFIGDTTGVFQNIFHTPAQFVADFFENVEDLKNTYKENERLRKKLDGQTQYEAKLQELENENKSLREELGHLKSIKDYTPILATVIARNPDKYEWWNLIKINKGSKHGVEKDMAVTDETGNLIGKIKSTKVNNFTSTVQLLSATDRNNRISTVISAKKGKKTVNGIINGYDSDKKALSMEIIEPDAEREVKKGDLVETSGAGGVFPKGLTIGKVTEVEPDSYGLTKIAYVEPAADLYNLDNVIVVDRTLDTVDVDKMDDEEEGS; encoded by the coding sequence ATGCCGCAGTTTTTTACAAATAAACGGTTGATGCTTTTACTCCTTTGTATCATCATTTTAGTGGCAATGATTGGATTTTCGTTAAAAAAAGACCGGAATGCAACTTGGCCCGAAAAATTCATTGGCGATACAACTGGTGTATTCCAAAACATTTTTCATACACCCGCCCAATTTGTCGCGGACTTCTTTGAAAATGTAGAGGACCTGAAAAACACGTATAAAGAGAATGAACGCCTGCGGAAGAAGCTGGACGGCCAAACACAGTATGAAGCAAAGCTTCAGGAGCTGGAAAATGAAAATAAGTCTTTAAGAGAAGAACTTGGCCATCTGAAGTCTATCAAAGACTACACGCCGATTTTGGCTACGGTTATTGCCAGAAACCCCGACAAGTATGAGTGGTGGAACCTGATCAAAATCAACAAAGGTTCAAAACACGGTGTTGAAAAGGATATGGCGGTAACAGATGAAACCGGAAACCTGATCGGGAAAATCAAAAGCACGAAAGTGAACAACTTCACTTCCACTGTTCAGCTGTTAAGTGCTACTGACAGAAACAACAGAATTTCCACCGTCATCTCCGCAAAGAAAGGCAAGAAGACAGTAAACGGAATCATCAACGGATATGATTCCGACAAAAAGGCGCTTTCGATGGAAATTATTGAACCTGATGCGGAAAGGGAAGTGAAAAAAGGAGATCTGGTGGAAACCTCCGGTGCAGGCGGCGTTTTTCCGAAAGGTTTGACGATCGGAAAGGTGACAGAGGTTGAACCCGATTCCTACGGCTTAACGAAAATCGCTTATGTTGAGCCTGCTGCTGATTTGTATAATCTTGACAATGTGATTGTCGTTGACCGGACGCTTGATACGGTTGATGTCGACAAGATGGATGATGAGGAGGAAGGTTCGTGA
- a CDS encoding rod shape-determining protein: protein MFGIGARDLGIDLGTANTLVFVKGKGIVVREPSVVALQTDTKQIVAVGNDAKNMIGRTPGNVVALRPMKDGVIADYETTATMMKHYIGKAVKNKGLFARKPYVMVCVPSGITAVEQRAVIDATRQAGARDAYPIEEPFAAAIGANLPVWEPTGSMVVDIGGGTTEVAIISLGGIVTSQSIRVAGDEMDDAIITYIRKTYNLMIGDRTAEAIKLEIGSAEASENGESMEIRGRDLLTGLPKTIEITEKEITTALRDTVAAIVDAVKNTLEKTPPELAADIMDRGIVLTGGGALLRHLDKVISEETKMPVLIAEDPLDCVAIGTGKALEQIHLFKGKN from the coding sequence ATGTTTGGAATTGGTGCGAGAGACCTTGGAATAGATTTAGGAACAGCGAATACGCTTGTTTTTGTTAAAGGAAAAGGAATTGTCGTCAGAGAACCTTCTGTCGTTGCGCTTCAAACAGACACAAAGCAAATTGTTGCAGTCGGAAACGACGCGAAAAACATGATCGGACGGACTCCTGGCAATGTTGTGGCACTCCGCCCGATGAAGGACGGCGTCATCGCTGATTATGAAACGACAGCTACGATGATGAAACATTATATTGGAAAAGCTGTGAAAAACAAAGGATTGTTTGCAAGAAAGCCGTATGTCATGGTCTGTGTGCCTTCAGGCATAACAGCCGTCGAGCAGCGTGCGGTCATTGACGCCACGCGCCAGGCCGGAGCGAGGGATGCATACCCGATTGAGGAGCCGTTTGCCGCGGCGATCGGTGCGAACCTTCCAGTTTGGGAGCCGACGGGAAGCATGGTCGTCGACATCGGCGGAGGAACGACAGAAGTTGCGATCATCTCCCTCGGCGGAATTGTCACATCCCAGTCTATCCGCGTTGCCGGAGATGAAATGGACGATGCAATCATAACTTATATCAGAAAAACATATAACTTGATGATCGGTGACCGTACAGCGGAAGCCATCAAGCTTGAAATCGGTTCTGCTGAAGCATCTGAAAACGGAGAAAGCATGGAAATCCGCGGCCGCGACCTTTTGACGGGACTGCCGAAAACGATTGAAATCACCGAAAAAGAAATCACGACGGCATTGCGCGACACCGTGGCTGCAATCGTCGACGCTGTGAAAAACACGCTCGAAAAAACACCTCCTGAGCTTGCGGCTGATATCATGGACCGCGGAATTGTTCTGACAGGCGGCGGCGCCCTTCTTCGCCATTTGGACAAAGTCATCAGCGAAGAAACGAAAATGCCGGTTTTAATTGCGGAAGACCCTCTTGACTGTGTAGCGATCGGAACAGGAAAGGCACTTGAACAAATCCATCTATTTAAAGGCAAAAACTAA
- the radC gene encoding DNA repair protein RadC, which produces MKLRDFPEDERPRERLLSIGAESLANNELLAILLRTGTKKESVLQLSNRLLQTFDGLRLLKEASVEELSSISGIGRAKAVHILAALELGRRIHKLVYEERHVIRFPEDAANFLMEDMRFLQQEHFVCLYLNTKNQVIHRRTVFIGSLNSSIVHPREVFKEALKRSAASFICVHNHPSGDPAPSREDIDVTKRLNECGRLLGIELLDHIVIGDQKFVSLKEKGYL; this is translated from the coding sequence TTGAAACTAAGGGATTTTCCGGAGGATGAAAGGCCGCGGGAACGGCTCCTTTCAATAGGGGCCGAAAGCTTGGCAAACAACGAACTGCTGGCGATCCTGCTCAGGACGGGGACAAAAAAAGAATCGGTCCTGCAGCTTTCAAACCGGCTGCTTCAGACGTTTGACGGTCTGCGTTTATTAAAAGAAGCGTCCGTTGAAGAGCTTTCCAGCATTTCCGGGATCGGTCGTGCAAAAGCCGTTCACATTTTGGCGGCGCTTGAGCTTGGCCGGCGCATACACAAATTGGTTTATGAAGAGCGGCATGTGATCCGCTTTCCGGAAGACGCCGCCAATTTTTTAATGGAAGACATGCGCTTCCTTCAGCAGGAACACTTCGTCTGCCTCTACCTGAACACAAAAAACCAAGTCATTCATAGACGCACCGTTTTTATCGGGAGTCTGAATTCTTCGATTGTCCACCCAAGGGAAGTGTTTAAAGAGGCGTTGAAGCGCTCCGCCGCTTCTTTCATCTGCGTCCACAACCATCCGTCCGGAGATCCGGCTCCAAGCCGCGAAGACATAGATGTAACAAAGCGTCTGAATGAGTGCGGCCGGCTGCTTGGAATCGAATTGCTCGACCACATTGTCATCGGCGATCAAAAATTTGTGAGCTTAAAAGAAAAAGGATATTTGTAA
- a CDS encoding Maf family protein, translating to MTRQLILASQSPRRKELLDLLQIPYDIVVSNAEEKLSRNFSPAENVKWLAEQKVRTVSEQHPDAVVLGADTIVCFDGVCLGKPKDSDDAERMLNMLSGQTHSVLTGVCIKSNSRCETFFEETEVVFWPLEEKEISAYIATREPFDKAGSYGIQGKGALFVKEIKGDYYSVVGLPISKTMRMLKTFGFHSF from the coding sequence ATGACACGACAGCTGATTTTAGCTTCACAATCACCCCGCAGAAAGGAACTCCTCGATCTTCTTCAAATTCCGTACGACATTGTTGTAAGCAATGCAGAAGAAAAATTAAGTCGAAACTTTTCGCCTGCAGAAAACGTCAAATGGTTGGCGGAACAAAAAGTGCGTACAGTATCCGAACAGCATCCCGATGCTGTTGTGCTTGGCGCAGACACGATTGTGTGTTTTGACGGTGTTTGTTTGGGCAAGCCCAAGGACTCAGACGACGCGGAAAGGATGCTTAACATGCTTTCCGGACAAACCCATTCAGTGCTGACAGGTGTCTGCATCAAGTCAAACAGCAGATGTGAAACATTTTTTGAAGAAACAGAGGTTGTTTTTTGGCCCCTTGAAGAAAAGGAGATCAGCGCTTATATCGCAACAAGGGAACCGTTTGACAAAGCGGGTTCTTACGGGATTCAGGGAAAAGGCGCGCTCTTTGTCAAGGAGATCAAGGGTGACTATTATTCAGTTGTGGGCCTGCCGATTTCAAAAACGATGCGAATGCTGAAAACATTCGGGTTTCACTCCTTTTGA
- a CDS encoding SPOR domain-containing protein produces MKKRKSKKHSTGQPHKADPLKVMINGKEETIYGNEKECSKNLEQKKLTFSNWEEKRKAEQEISASKEDGKTGQDEFTWVPPDEEENVLKDDPKVVTPYKKKNENKKSHPKTKKSLAYPVKRFAVTIIFAVLLGTGLGVFALNLAANKEDVPASGSLGSDAEDSQTVKAGDDSQQNGGEKAAGEEFNSFAVQAGKFSSKEGAETLTSQLTDKGYAAVSLSKEDGFYVIAGITGEKQMTTELGQILIDHDFEAWGGKELPVSLASGLAPVFEEAAELSAKAILGAEVTSKNVADLKAKIDGIQPKEDAEKTKEAILQAADLLENPTTANGWKSQQLLLGQIK; encoded by the coding sequence ATGAAAAAACGGAAAAGCAAAAAACATTCGACCGGACAACCGCATAAAGCAGATCCCCTTAAAGTGATGATCAACGGCAAAGAAGAGACAATCTACGGAAATGAAAAAGAATGTTCAAAAAATCTTGAGCAAAAAAAACTAACCTTTTCGAATTGGGAGGAAAAGCGCAAGGCGGAACAGGAAATATCGGCTTCAAAAGAAGACGGGAAGACCGGACAAGACGAATTTACATGGGTTCCTCCCGATGAAGAAGAAAACGTGTTGAAAGACGATCCGAAAGTGGTTACACCTTATAAAAAGAAAAACGAAAACAAAAAAAGCCATCCCAAAACAAAAAAGTCACTTGCATATCCCGTCAAGCGCTTCGCAGTCACGATTATATTTGCCGTTTTGCTCGGGACAGGCCTCGGGGTGTTCGCCTTGAATCTTGCGGCCAACAAAGAAGATGTGCCGGCATCAGGCAGCCTTGGGTCAGATGCGGAAGACAGCCAGACGGTTAAAGCGGGCGATGACAGTCAGCAGAACGGGGGAGAAAAAGCTGCGGGAGAAGAGTTTAACAGCTTTGCTGTCCAGGCGGGCAAGTTTTCTTCTAAAGAAGGGGCGGAAACGCTGACTTCCCAATTAACAGACAAAGGCTATGCCGCCGTTTCCCTGTCGAAAGAAGACGGGTTTTACGTCATCGCCGGCATAACCGGGGAAAAGCAGATGACAACTGAACTGGGCCAAATATTAATCGATCATGACTTTGAAGCATGGGGCGGCAAGGAGCTTCCGGTTTCATTGGCTTCAGGGCTAGCCCCGGTTTTTGAAGAAGCGGCTGAGCTGTCCGCCAAAGCGATTCTCGGTGCTGAGGTTACATCCAAAAATGTCGCTGACCTAAAAGCGAAAATAGACGGTATACAACCCAAAGAAGACGCGGAAAAGACAAAAGAGGCCATCCTTCAAGCCGCAGACCTGCTGGAGAATCCGACGACAGCGAACGGCTGGAAAAGCCAGCAGCTGCTCTTGGGCCAAATCAAGTAA
- a CDS encoding A24 family peptidase produces the protein MFLAYLFLSGLVLGSFFNATGRRIPGKISLIFPRSSCPVCRRKLTSLELIPVLSYLFLRGKCKGCKSPVSILYPAVELLTALLFVLAGLRFKSPGELLLMLALFSLLLIVLVSDIAYMVIPDAILCFFLPFFVIGRMLVPLEPWYSGLTGAAAGLLLPFIVKLFAKDGIGGGDVKLFAVIGFVLGARLIFPVFFISAAAGTLLGFAGMIAGKVKGSEPIPFAPAILIGTVIVCFYGEPLIDSYIELLHI, from the coding sequence ATGTTTTTGGCTTATCTTTTTTTATCAGGCTTAGTGCTCGGCTCTTTTTTTAATGCAACCGGCCGCCGCATCCCCGGCAAAATATCGCTGATCTTCCCCCGCTCCTCATGTCCTGTCTGCCGCCGCAAACTGACCTCCCTTGAGCTTATTCCGGTTTTGTCATACCTGTTTCTGCGCGGAAAATGCAAGGGCTGTAAAAGCCCTGTTTCCATCCTTTATCCCGCTGTTGAACTGTTGACTGCATTGCTGTTTGTCTTGGCGGGGCTCCGTTTTAAAAGCCCGGGAGAGCTGCTGCTCATGCTCGCCCTTTTTTCCTTGCTTTTGATCGTGTTGGTTTCAGATATCGCGTATATGGTGATTCCAGATGCCATCCTTTGTTTTTTTCTGCCTTTTTTCGTCATTGGCAGAATGCTGGTTCCGCTTGAGCCCTGGTATTCCGGCTTGACAGGAGCGGCCGCCGGTCTCCTGTTGCCGTTTATTGTCAAGCTGTTCGCGAAGGATGGGATCGGCGGGGGAGATGTGAAATTGTTCGCCGTTATTGGCTTTGTCCTTGGCGCAAGGCTGATTTTTCCCGTTTTTTTTATCTCCGCAGCGGCAGGAACATTGCTGGGCTTCGCCGGAATGATCGCCGGAAAGGTCAAAGGAAGCGAGCCGATACCTTTTGCACCTGCCATTTTAATCGGAACAGTGATTGTCTGCTTCTATGGAGAACCGTTGATTGATTCATATATTGAACTGTTGCACATATGA